One genomic window of Camelina sativa cultivar DH55 chromosome 5, Cs, whole genome shotgun sequence includes the following:
- the LOC104789258 gene encoding uncharacterized protein LOC104789258 has product MEMKETTKTEDKPEMKIRRKITSLDDDELWAGFEWEETDRIMSGEIKPKTLITAYAIRIRGQLWLHRRCAQYEIVIINLLNGASASFRVYDLIERASIPNRVAPPSGRYPHLHVRGFDSLASVGTARMIHSLFPNVSHSGGPFRTRSNACFCSEEALAGESSSSPTKIKFKECGPRFALELLAVSRASLDTGEFDLICAGKSPLN; this is encoded by the exons ATGGAGATGAAGGAAACGACGAAGACAGAGGATAAGCCGGAGATGAAAATCCGCCGGAAAATCACGAGTCTCGATGATGATGAG CTTTGGGCTGGATTTGAATGGGAGGAAACTGATAGGATCATGAGTGGTGAAATTAAACCCAAGACCTTGATTACTGCTTATGCTATAAGGATCAGAGGGCAACTCTGGTTGCACAGGAGATGCGCTCAGT ATGAAATCGTTATCATAAACTTGCTGAATGGTGCATCCGCTTCTTTCAGGGTTTATGATCTCATCGAACGGGCTTCTATACCG AATCGTGTAGCTCCTCCGAGCGGACGCTATCCTCATCTTCATGTGAGAGGTTTTGACTCTTTGGCCAGTGTTGGCACAGCCAG aatGATACATTCACTCTTCCCAAATGTCTCTCATTCCGGTGGACCTTTCCGAACAAGAAGCAATGCATG TTTCTGCTCTGAGGAAGCCCTTGCAGGAGAAAGTTCAAGTTCTCCCACAAAGATAAAG tttaagGAATGTGGACCTCGATTCGCACTCGAGTTGTTGGCTGTTAGTAGGGCTTCGCTTGACACCGGGGAATTCGATTTGATTTGCGCTGGTAAATCACCACTAAACTGA
- the LOC104786892 gene encoding putative cyclic nucleotide-gated ion channel 15, which translates to MGYANTRSVRFQEDQEVVHGGESGVKVKFKINGTQIKNVKMMSKGKSLKAKVLSRVFSEDFERVKTKILDPRGQTIRKWNKIFLVACLVSLFVDPLFFFLPVMRNEACITIGIRLEVVLTFIRSLADAFYIAQILIRFRTAYIAPPSRVFGRGELVIDSRKIAWRYLHKSFWIHLVAALPLPQVLIWIVIPNLRGSPMTNTKNVLRFIIIFQYVPRMFLIFPLSRQIIKATGVVTETAWAGAAYNLMLYMLASHVLGACWYLLAVERQEACWRHACNIEKPVCQYRFFECRRLEDPQRNSWFEWSNITTICKPGTKFYEFGIFGDAVASGVTSSKFVNKYFYCLWWGLKNLSSLGQNLATSTYAGEILFAIIIATLGLVLFALLIGNMQTYLQSTTMRLEEWRIRRTDTEQWMHHRQLPPELRQAVRKYDQYKWLATRGVDEEALLISLPLDLRRDIKRHLCFDLVRRVPLFDQMDERMLDAICERLKPALCTEGTFLVREGDPVNEMLFIIRGHLDSYTTNGGRTGFFNSCLIGPGDFCGEELLTWALDPRPVVILPSSTRTVKAICEVEAFALKAEDLQFVASQFRRLHTKQLRHKFRFYSHQWRTWAACFIQAAWRRHKKRKDKSELRAKEEFHYRFEAATARLAVNGGTFKRSGSDSGMMSSIQKPVEPDFSSE; encoded by the exons ATGGGTTATGCTAACACAAGATCTGTGAG atttcaagaagatcaagaagtgGTTCATGGAGGTGAATCTGGAGTTAAGGTCAAGTTCAAAATCAATGGAACTCAAATAAAGAATGTGAAGATGATGAGTAAAGGGAAGTCTCTGAAAGCCAAAGTACTCTCTAGAGTGTTCTCTGAGGATTTTGAGAGAGTGAAGACCAAAATACTCGATCCTAGAGGACAAACGATAAGAAAATGGAACAAGATTTTTCTCGTAGCATGTTTGGTTTCTCTATTTGTCGaccctttgtttttcttcttaccGGTCATGAGAAATGAAGCATGTATCACCATTGGGATCAGACTTGAAGTGGTTCTTACTTTCATTAGATCTTTAGCTGATGCTTTTTACATCGCTCAGATTCTTATACGTTTTAGAACAGCTTATATCGCACCTCCTTCTCGTGTATTCGGTAGAGGAGAGCTTGTGATTGATTCAAGAAAGATTGCTTGGAGATATCTCCATAAAAGCTTTTGGATTCATCTCGTTGCTGCTTTACCTTTACCTCAG GTTTTGATTTGGATTGTAATCCCCAATTTAAGAGGCTCACCAATGACAAACACTAAAAACGTTCTAAGATTCATCATCATTTTCCAGTATGTTCCAAGGATGTTCTTAATATTCCCGCTATCTCGCCAGATCATTAAAGCCACTGGTGTTGTTACAGAGACGGCTTGGGCAGGAGCCGCTTACAACCTTATGTTATATATGCTAGCAAGCCAT GTTTTAGGAGCTTGTTGGTATTTGCTTGCAGTAGAGAGGCAAGAGGCTTGTTGGAGACATGCTTGCAACATAGAGAAACCGGTTTGTCAATACAGATTCTTTGAGTGCAGGAGACTGGAAGATCCACAAAGAAACTCTTGGTTTGAGTGGAGCAATATAACAACAATATGTAAACCTGGAACTAAGTTTTACGAGTTTGGTATATTCGGAGATGCAGTAGCCTCAGGTGTTACTTCATCAAAGTTCGTAAACAAGTACTTTTACTGTCTCTGGTGGGGATTAAAGAACCTCAG CTCTTTGGGACAAAATCTCGCCACAAGCACTTACGCTGGGGAAATCCTCTTCGCCATCATCATTGCAACACTCGGGCTTGTTCTTTTTGCATTGCTTATTGGAAATATGCAGACATATTTACAGTCAACCACAATGAGGCTTGAAGAGTGGAGGATAAGAAGGACAGATACAGAACAGTGGATGCATCATAGACAACTTCCTCCAGAGCTAAGACAAGCCGTAAGAAAATACGATCAATACAAGTGGCTAGCCACACGAGGAGTTGATGAAGAAGCTTTGTTGATAAGTCTTCCTCTTGATCTCCGAAGAGATATCAAACGCCATCTCTGTTTTGACCTTGTTCGCCGT GTACCATTGTTTGATCAAATGGACGAAAGAATGCTTGACGCGATCTGCGAGAGACTAAAACCAGCATTATGCACGGAAGGAACGTTTCTTGTAAGAGAAGGCGACCCGGTTAACGAAATGCTCTTTATCATTAGAGGCCATCTTGATTCCTACACAACCAATGGAGGCAGAACAGGATTCTTTAACTCTTGTCTCATAGGACCAGGTGATTTCTGTGGCGAAGAGTTGCTTACATGGGCATTAGATCCTCGTCCAGTTGTGATCTTACCGTCTTCCACACGCACAGTTAAAGCCATTTGTGAAGTTGAAGCCTTTGCATTGAAAGCTGAAGATTTGCAGTTTGTGGCTTCACAGTTTAGAAGACTACATACTAAGCAATTGAGACATAAGTTTCGGTTTTATTCGCATCAATGGAGGACTTGGGCGGCTTGTTTTATACAAGCTGCTTGGAGACGGCACAAGAAGAGGAAGGACAAGAGTGAGCTTAGGGCAAAAGAAGAGTTTCATTATAGGTTCGAGGCTGCGACGGCTAGGCTAGCCGTGAACGGCGGGACATTCAAGCGTAGTGGTTCGGATTCTGGTATGATGTCTTCGATTCAAAAACCAGTAGAACCAGATTTTTCTAGTGAATGA